The proteins below come from a single Oscillospiraceae bacterium genomic window:
- a CDS encoding Ger(x)C family spore germination C-terminal domain-containing protein produces the protein MGFFTEDLLKSLEQNGESFTRTTTRLLENLSEKYTGILLPCIGLYDQNVALDGYSVIHDTTIVGFIPVEGAKGLIFIKAEKPKFFYIVSYRNNRFTMEVKLKKRKIKPTFDNGQIHYEMAFEFEAKLVQGHEKTPYGFTDTDFANVARSLTEVLKTEINGAVDQAQKDFMCDYIQFDDTFRLKYPSEFEQMEWDTEFEKATYNLDVKVALSGNTAVDYETGEQK, from the coding sequence GTGGGATTTTTTACGGAGGACCTGTTGAAGTCCCTTGAACAAAACGGTGAATCTTTTACGAGAACCACGACACGTTTGCTTGAAAACCTCTCGGAAAAATATACGGGGATTTTATTGCCCTGTATCGGTTTATATGACCAAAACGTTGCATTGGACGGATATTCCGTAATCCATGATACCACTATCGTCGGGTTTATACCCGTGGAAGGGGCAAAAGGTCTGATATTTATTAAAGCGGAAAAACCCAAATTTTTTTATATCGTATCTTATCGGAACAATCGGTTTACCATGGAAGTGAAATTAAAAAAAAGAAAAATAAAACCGACTTTCGACAACGGGCAAATCCACTATGAAATGGCCTTTGAGTTTGAAGCAAAGCTGGTTCAAGGCCATGAAAAAACGCCTTATGGCTTTACCGATACGGACTTTGCAAATGTTGCGAGAAGCCTTACGGAGGTGTTGAAAACCGAGATTAATGGTGCGGTTGATCAGGCGCAAAAAGATTTTATGTGTGATTACATCCAGTTTGACGATACGTTTCGCCTCAAATATCCGTCGGAATTCGAACAAATGGAATGGGATACCGAATTTGAAAAAGCGACTTATAACCTTGATGTCAAAGTCGCTTTGAGCGGAAATACAGCAGTGGATTATGAAACCGGCGAACAGAAATAA
- a CDS encoding FGGY family carbohydrate kinase, producing MKIIGLDIGTTSICATVVEGVSGEVLETVNTANVTFLPSQTWAKIQDPVKILSKAETLIAELTQKHASIGAIGVTGQMHGIVYLDSNGQAVSPLYIWQDGRGDLVYQENQTYTQYLSDLTGYHLATGYGAVTHFYNLKTSLVPKEAVTFCTIHDYVALKLAGRDYPLTHTSDAASFGLFDLQNVRFDITALEKAGMNPSIFPAVTDQFEVIGKTDGGIPVSVAIGDNQAGFLGSVKDPQASILVNVGTGSQISLLADTYRREKAMETRPLTEKSFLLVGASLCGGRAYAILEHFFRSVIEMTGISSDRLYPNMDKLSEGFETLEDKLIISTQFSGTREDPALRSSIQNLGIDNFTPQHFIVGVLEGVVNELYLMYKQLNINDHQRTVLIGSGNGIRNSAVMRKMFSLKFGLPIRVPLYKEEAAYGAALSAMTACGFYADILQAQQIIRYDEIE from the coding sequence ATGAAAATCATCGGCTTGGATATCGGCACAACTTCCATCTGCGCAACGGTCGTCGAAGGTGTATCAGGTGAAGTGCTCGAGACAGTCAATACCGCAAACGTTACGTTTCTGCCGTCTCAAACGTGGGCAAAGATACAAGATCCTGTTAAGATTCTATCCAAAGCGGAAACACTGATTGCCGAACTTACGCAAAAACACGCTTCCATCGGTGCGATCGGCGTGACCGGCCAGATGCACGGCATTGTCTATCTCGATTCAAACGGGCAAGCCGTAAGCCCGCTTTATATCTGGCAGGACGGCCGGGGTGACCTTGTTTATCAAGAAAATCAAACCTATACACAATACCTTTCTGATTTGACCGGATATCATCTGGCCACCGGGTACGGCGCGGTCACGCATTTTTATAATCTCAAAACCAGCCTTGTCCCGAAAGAAGCCGTGACTTTTTGCACCATCCATGACTATGTCGCCCTGAAGCTCGCAGGTCGAGACTACCCTTTGACCCACACCTCCGATGCGGCGAGTTTCGGCTTGTTCGACCTGCAAAATGTCCGCTTTGATATTACCGCTCTAGAAAAAGCGGGAATGAACCCATCTATCTTCCCCGCAGTCACGGATCAATTTGAAGTGATCGGAAAAACCGATGGCGGCATTCCCGTCTCGGTCGCCATCGGCGACAATCAGGCCGGTTTTCTCGGCTCGGTCAAAGACCCTCAGGCAAGCATTCTGGTCAATGTCGGCACCGGCAGCCAGATTTCGCTGCTTGCGGACACCTATCGGCGCGAAAAAGCCATGGAAACCCGTCCCCTTACCGAAAAATCTTTTCTGCTCGTCGGGGCTTCTTTATGCGGCGGTCGCGCTTATGCGATCTTGGAGCACTTTTTCCGTTCGGTGATTGAGATGACGGGAATATCATCAGACCGTCTTTATCCGAATATGGATAAACTCTCCGAGGGCTTTGAAACACTCGAAGATAAACTCATCATCTCCACCCAGTTCAGCGGCACCCGCGAAGACCCGGCTTTACGCAGCTCGATTCAAAATCTCGGCATCGACAACTTCACGCCACAGCATTTTATCGTCGGCGTGCTCGAGGGCGTCGTCAACGAACTATATCTGATGTACAAACAGTTGAATATAAACGATCATCAACGCACTGTTTTGATCGGCTCGGGCAACGGTATTCGAAACAGCGCTGTCATGCGAAAAATGTTTTCGCTAAAATTCGGTCTCCCGATCCGCGTTCCGTTATATAAAGAGGAAGCCGCCTACGGCGCAGCGCTTTCCGCCATGACCGCCTGCGGCTTTTACGCCGACATCCTGCAAGCCCAACAAATCATCCGATACGACGAAATCGAGTAG
- a CDS encoding glycyl-radical enzyme activating protein, translating to MKINIFEKGFNYSQDGTGNRLVYHLQGCNMHCPWCANPEGVSVTPTLFVNEKMLVNSICPYSAVHDHRLDRSVCKSCSDRPCIYQNKNQGIVCKCKSCEIDEILAEVRKNVPMFFDSGGVTLTGGEPTCQFKAVKVLLSRFKSAGIHTAVETNGTHPRLPELLPLIDQLMIDFKHPDDKIHRAVTGIGNQTIKENITKANILKKPIDIRVPLIGGFNTSEEALQGMIAFIKTLDTDFFTVELLRYHEYGKPKWHACGLEYIMDGTAQISAEILTRFRDAFLACGFQVIRT from the coding sequence ATGAAAATCAACATTTTCGAAAAAGGTTTCAATTATTCGCAGGACGGCACCGGCAACCGACTCGTCTATCATCTGCAGGGTTGTAATATGCATTGCCCGTGGTGCGCAAATCCCGAGGGGGTGTCAGTTACTCCGACGTTGTTTGTTAACGAAAAAATGCTGGTCAATTCAATTTGCCCTTACAGCGCGGTTCATGATCACCGGCTTGACCGATCTGTCTGTAAATCTTGTTCCGATCGGCCCTGTATTTATCAAAATAAAAATCAGGGCATCGTCTGCAAGTGCAAGTCCTGCGAAATCGACGAAATTCTTGCCGAAGTCCGCAAAAACGTGCCGATGTTTTTTGACAGCGGAGGCGTGACCCTGACCGGCGGCGAACCCACTTGTCAGTTTAAGGCCGTCAAGGTATTGCTCTCACGTTTTAAAAGTGCGGGTATTCATACAGCCGTTGAAACCAACGGAACCCATCCCCGATTACCGGAGTTACTTCCCCTGATTGATCAGTTGATGATCGACTTCAAACATCCTGACGATAAAATTCATCGTGCCGTCACAGGTATCGGCAATCAAACGATCAAAGAAAACATCACCAAAGCGAACATTTTAAAGAAACCAATCGATATCCGAGTCCCTCTCATCGGCGGCTTCAACACCTCTGAGGAAGCCCTGCAAGGAATGATTGCTTTTATCAAAACGCTGGACACGGACTTTTTTACCGTCGAGCTTCTGCGCTATCATGAATACGGCAAGCCAAAATGGCACGCCTGCGGTCTGGAGTATATCATGGACGGAACCGCGCAAATCAGCGCTGAAATCCTGACCCGTTTCCGTGATGCCTTTCTCGCCTGTGGTTTTCAAGTCATCCGTACATAG
- a CDS encoding pyruvate formate lyase family protein: MNAISAILSPEQLAQKAKLLFKEEQATNRLDGWFFIQEIRRDCDAKFAGQPAELKAANTLKVIAEKLPISLSENAVFAGTQRDAFARSYALINPTFKVQSFSGYCDPTAVFDDITPEGDLTKERIETLRAYNAESAYVKTLAETYRQATDYTGEVCFFIEQVTGHVIPDMRVILAQGIDCVTKQIEQKLSIETDPERKTNLYAMKIALESALILAARYARLTRKQAETAEEQRKSELLLLAHTLEKVPAKGAAGLFEAIQSFILLWQMMCIEQSPNPFAFSVGNADRIFEPYRKAENMSRETAAALFRHFLVFFNVGDRSWAISQNVLVGGKDTSGNDLTNDCTCALLDAYYDMNLPQPILSVKLHQNTPDALYQALGKFFFTPGCLTPSLFNDDSLFPILASAGIEQADLPDYSIAGCQEPLIMGKDNGNTTNSWLNLGKILELTLLDGVSAISGKPIGPKTGIHNALDRLKNIRKLFYKNVEFYIAEMAKAANNATKALSYLPVPFISTLMSGIESGYDMRDVTHQGTKYNGSGCLIHGLTVVADSFIAIDMLLSERPQDTDRLIEALRTNFEHDEDLRQYLSSCEKFGNNFDLPDEEAKQVAEKVSDIVASQRNLLSNPFRPDFSTPSTHLLYGYWVSATPDGRKSHDMLKTDSASGCFRALTCLMKKCAAAMLPISESTRNILKAIPVKIKVLNLRRASSHRCFSTA, from the coding sequence ATGAACGCCATTTCAGCCATTCTGTCCCCCGAACAACTCGCCCAAAAGGCCAAATTGCTGTTCAAAGAAGAACAGGCGACCAACCGATTGGACGGATGGTTTTTCATACAGGAAATCCGGCGGGACTGCGACGCGAAATTCGCCGGTCAACCTGCCGAACTCAAAGCTGCGAATACGCTGAAAGTAATTGCCGAAAAGCTGCCGATCTCGCTCAGCGAAAACGCAGTCTTTGCCGGAACCCAGCGCGATGCGTTTGCTCGAAGTTATGCACTGATCAACCCGACTTTTAAAGTCCAGTCCTTTTCAGGCTACTGTGACCCTACCGCCGTATTTGACGATATTACCCCCGAGGGCGACTTGACCAAAGAGCGGATTGAAACCCTGCGTGCCTACAACGCCGAAAGCGCTTATGTCAAGACGCTCGCCGAGACCTATCGGCAGGCCACCGATTATACCGGGGAGGTCTGTTTCTTTATCGAACAGGTCACCGGTCATGTGATTCCCGATATGCGTGTAATTTTAGCGCAGGGCATCGACTGTGTGACAAAGCAAATCGAACAAAAACTTTCCATAGAAACCGACCCCGAGCGTAAAACCAACCTATACGCGATGAAAATCGCCCTTGAATCAGCGTTGATTTTAGCTGCTCGATATGCCCGACTCACCCGTAAACAGGCTGAAACCGCAGAAGAACAACGAAAATCCGAACTGCTTTTGCTCGCCCATACGCTCGAAAAGGTCCCTGCCAAAGGCGCGGCCGGTCTTTTCGAGGCCATCCAGAGTTTTATTTTGCTGTGGCAGATGATGTGCATCGAGCAGTCGCCGAACCCGTTTGCCTTCTCGGTCGGAAACGCCGACCGCATTTTCGAGCCCTACCGGAAAGCCGAGAATATGAGCCGCGAGACGGCGGCCGCGTTGTTTCGGCATTTCCTCGTGTTTTTCAATGTCGGCGACCGCAGTTGGGCAATCTCGCAAAATGTCCTCGTCGGCGGCAAAGATACTAGCGGAAACGATTTGACCAACGACTGCACCTGTGCGCTGCTCGACGCCTATTACGATATGAATCTGCCGCAGCCGATTCTCTCGGTCAAGCTGCATCAAAACACTCCCGACGCGCTATATCAGGCGCTGGGTAAATTCTTTTTCACGCCCGGCTGCCTGACGCCCTCTCTGTTCAACGACGATTCGCTGTTTCCGATTCTCGCCTCCGCCGGCATCGAACAAGCCGATTTACCGGATTATTCGATCGCAGGCTGTCAGGAGCCGCTGATTATGGGCAAGGACAACGGCAACACCACAAACAGCTGGCTCAACCTCGGCAAGATTCTGGAACTGACTCTGCTCGACGGCGTCTCGGCGATCTCCGGGAAACCCATCGGCCCCAAAACCGGAATCCACAATGCTTTGGATCGCTTAAAAAATATCCGAAAACTCTTTTATAAAAATGTCGAATTCTATATCGCAGAGATGGCAAAGGCGGCGAACAACGCCACCAAAGCGCTCTCCTACCTGCCGGTTCCGTTCATCAGCACGTTGATGAGCGGCATCGAAAGCGGTTACGACATGCGCGATGTGACGCACCAAGGTACCAAATACAACGGCAGCGGATGCCTGATTCACGGCCTGACCGTCGTAGCCGACTCGTTTATCGCCATCGACATGCTCTTGAGTGAACGTCCGCAGGATACCGACCGATTGATTGAGGCCCTTCGCACAAATTTCGAACACGACGAAGACCTTCGGCAATACCTTTCTTCCTGCGAGAAGTTCGGAAATAACTTCGATCTGCCCGACGAAGAGGCCAAACAGGTCGCCGAAAAGGTCTCAGATATTGTCGCGTCTCAAAGGAATTTGCTCAGTAACCCGTTCCGCCCCGATTTCAGTACCCCCTCGACCCATCTGCTCTACGGCTATTGGGTCAGCGCAACCCCGGACGGACGCAAGTCCCACGACATGCTCAAAACGGACTCGGCTTCCGGATGCTTTCGTGCTTTAACCTGCCTTATGAAAAAATGTGCGGCGGCTATGCTTCCCATTTCGGAATCGACCCGAAATATTTTAAAGGCGATACCTGTGAAGATAAAGGTCTTGAATTTAAGACGCGCGTCATCGCACCGCTGTTTTTCAACCGCATGA
- a CDS encoding DUF1700 domain-containing protein: MTKREFLDDLKSRLSQLPPEELGKRLAYYAELIDDMTEDGMDEHAAVEKLGDVSKIAEDILREQTLPTLMKTRMRPSGGWTALNIIFLVLGFPLWFPLLMAFIAVVLSMYVVIWSIVVVLFAVVFSIGAGGIALIVFGIWNMIQNPPLALIALGSGVALAGLAVFAFLGAVAAAKGLAKLTVVIAKGVKSLFIRKKA, translated from the coding sequence ATGACAAAACGTGAATTCTTGGACGACTTAAAAAGCCGCCTGTCGCAATTGCCGCCGGAGGAACTCGGAAAACGACTGGCTTATTATGCGGAGCTGATCGACGACATGACCGAGGACGGTATGGACGAGCACGCCGCCGTCGAAAAGCTCGGAGACGTCTCAAAGATCGCAGAGGATATTCTGCGCGAACAGACGCTGCCCACGCTGATGAAAACCCGGATGCGCCCGAGCGGCGGATGGACGGCGTTGAATATTATTTTTTTGGTGTTGGGCTTCCCGCTGTGGTTTCCGCTGCTGATGGCGTTTATTGCCGTCGTGCTTTCGATGTACGTTGTCATCTGGTCGATTGTCGTGGTTTTATTCGCGGTAGTATTCTCAATAGGAGCAGGCGGAATCGCGCTGATTGTCTTCGGAATCTGGAATATGATTCAAAACCCGCCGCTTGCCTTGATTGCCCTCGGTTCCGGCGTCGCATTGGCGGGACTTGCGGTTTTCGCGTTTCTCGGCGCGGTCGCGGCGGCAAAAGGACTCGCAAAACTCACGGTTGTAATCGCGAAGGGCGTCAAATCGTTGTTCATCCGCAAGAAAGCATAA
- a CDS encoding HIT family protein: protein MICKICESLKTIKDDPYYITELETGYVVLKLYQRFKGYTIFECKVHAEELHELEPEYKAKFLFEMSIVAEAVYNIFKPDKMNYELLGNGVAHLHWHLIPRVKGDTPQDSPIWKLPHDELYDEKTRPGDDERKEMILKIKTEIKQLLGE, encoded by the coding sequence ATGATATGCAAGATTTGTGAATCATTGAAAACGATAAAAGATGATCCATATTATATTACGGAACTGGAAACAGGATATGTGGTGCTTAAGTTGTATCAGCGATTCAAGGGCTATACAATATTTGAATGTAAAGTCCACGCAGAAGAGCTGCATGAACTTGAACCTGAATACAAAGCGAAGTTTCTTTTTGAAATGTCGATTGTTGCAGAGGCTGTCTACAATATATTTAAGCCCGATAAGATGAATTATGAATTGCTCGGAAACGGTGTGGCGCATCTTCATTGGCATCTGATCCCGAGAGTCAAAGGTGATACTCCGCAAGACAGCCCGATATGGAAATTGCCTCATGATGAATTATATGATGAAAAAACAAGACCCGGTGATGATGAAAGGAAAGAAATGATTTTAAAAATCAAAACCGAGATCAAACAACTGCTGGGGGAATAG
- a CDS encoding PadR family transcriptional regulator: MLDPQLKRGILETCVLSAVSREDSYGYKIIKDLSGYIELTESTLYPILRRLEAAGNLTVYSVEHNGRLRKFYKITELGHAAIEEFLKDWPEIETMVNFIREG, encoded by the coding sequence GTGCTTGACCCGCAGCTCAAACGAGGTATCCTGGAAACCTGTGTACTGTCCGCCGTCTCCCGCGAGGATTCCTATGGGTATAAGATCATCAAGGACCTTTCCGGTTATATCGAACTCACCGAATCAACGCTATACCCCATTTTGCGCCGGCTTGAAGCTGCCGGAAATCTGACGGTTTACTCCGTGGAGCACAACGGCCGGCTGCGCAAGTTTTATAAAATCACCGAATTGGGACACGCCGCGATAGAGGAATTTTTGAAAGATTGGCCGGAGATCGAAACGATGGTTAACTTTATCAGGGAGGGA
- a CDS encoding peptidoglycan bridge formation glycyltransferase FemA/FemB family protein encodes MTDREIENFIRTSPKGHFCQSEKWAAVKRDWTRKTVAVTDPNGQIKGAISFLLRKTPVLPYHLMYAPRGPVCDPDDAGTLKALIEKSKELAKKCHGYIIKLDPDVPVQNTGFIKILEDEGFSRVVGKNFDAVQPNFVFRLDIKGKTEEEVFAGFAAKTRYNIRVAEKNGVKVRVGGLPDLGEFARIMKITGERDGFATRPEYYFKGLLTAMSENARLYVAELDGKMIAATIPIQYGNKTWYLYGASDNEYRNAMPNYLLQWEMIRWAVQSGCEIYDFRGVSGDLSPENPLYGLYRFKKGFGGELTEFCGEFNLVTNPGVEKLVHRGIELIKNIRR; translated from the coding sequence TTGACCGACAGAGAGATTGAAAATTTTATCAGGACAAGCCCGAAGGGGCATTTTTGCCAGAGCGAGAAATGGGCCGCCGTCAAACGCGACTGGACCCGCAAGACCGTTGCCGTAACCGATCCAAACGGGCAAATCAAGGGCGCGATTTCATTTTTGCTGCGCAAAACCCCGGTGCTGCCGTATCATTTAATGTATGCCCCGCGCGGCCCCGTCTGCGACCCCGATGATGCCGGGACGCTCAAAGCGCTGATCGAAAAATCCAAGGAACTGGCGAAAAAGTGCCACGGGTACATCATCAAACTCGACCCCGATGTCCCCGTACAAAATACCGGTTTTATCAAGATCCTTGAAGATGAGGGATTTTCCCGTGTCGTGGGCAAGAACTTTGACGCCGTCCAGCCCAATTTCGTCTTTCGGCTCGACATCAAGGGCAAAACCGAGGAAGAGGTTTTCGCCGGTTTTGCCGCTAAAACCCGCTACAACATCCGCGTCGCCGAGAAAAACGGTGTCAAGGTACGCGTCGGCGGCCTGCCCGACCTCGGCGAGTTTGCGCGCATCATGAAAATTACCGGCGAACGTGACGGCTTTGCCACGCGCCCGGAGTACTATTTTAAAGGGCTTCTGACGGCGATGAGCGAAAACGCCCGGCTTTATGTCGCCGAGCTCGACGGCAAGATGATCGCGGCGACCATCCCGATCCAATACGGCAACAAAACTTGGTATCTCTACGGCGCGTCGGATAATGAATACCGCAACGCCATGCCGAATTATCTGCTCCAGTGGGAGATGATCCGCTGGGCGGTTCAGAGCGGCTGCGAGATCTACGATTTTCGCGGCGTCTCGGGTGATCTGTCCCCCGAAAACCCGCTATACGGCCTTTACCGCTTTAAAAAGGGCTTCGGCGGCGAACTCACCGAATTTTGCGGCGAATTCAATCTCGTCACCAATCCGGGTGTTGAAAAGCTGGTCCATCGCGGAATAGAACTAATCAAAAATATCCGGCGGTAG
- a CDS encoding DUF1730 domain-containing protein, whose translation MTDSVNDVLIKSGIADFGFCAAEPAVFRNPPKTPFDFAPASVIAAVFPYKTPSSGDENLCLYARVPDYHIVVGNRLKSACEALSSAFPDNRFLPFVDSSVLSEVAAALRCGLGVFGKNRLLITPKYGSYVFIGVILTDLKLDYYDKPVAFCPDCRRCIEACLTGTLSGKRDCLSRITQKKGDLTNQEADLIRKGGLAWGCDICQNVCPLNENAALTDLPEFLCGIKGRICAKDLDDLTGRAYGWRSREVLERNLKIIGQCDKILP comes from the coding sequence ATGACCGATTCGGTGAATGACGTTTTAATTAAATCCGGCATCGCCGATTTCGGCTTTTGCGCCGCGGAACCTGCGGTTTTCCGCAATCCGCCCAAAACTCCGTTTGATTTCGCACCCGCCTCGGTCATCGCCGCGGTGTTCCCTTATAAAACTCCCTCTTCCGGAGACGAAAACCTCTGTTTATATGCCCGCGTGCCGGATTATCACATCGTCGTTGGCAATCGGCTGAAATCCGCCTGTGAAGCGCTTTCATCCGCATTTCCGGACAATCGCTTTTTGCCCTTCGTCGATTCTTCGGTGCTCTCCGAAGTCGCCGCCGCCCTACGCTGCGGTCTTGGAGTTTTCGGTAAAAACCGACTTTTGATTACACCGAAATATGGCTCCTATGTTTTCATCGGCGTGATTTTGACCGACCTTAAACTCGATTACTATGACAAACCCGTCGCGTTTTGTCCCGACTGCAGGCGTTGTATTGAGGCTTGTCTGACCGGAACCCTCTCTGGCAAGCGCGATTGCCTGTCCCGCATCACCCAAAAAAAAGGTGATTTGACCAATCAAGAAGCCGATCTCATCCGAAAAGGCGGCCTTGCCTGGGGCTGCGATATCTGTCAAAACGTCTGCCCGCTCAACGAAAATGCGGCATTGACCGATCTGCCCGAGTTTCTATGCGGCATAAAAGGCCGAATTTGCGCCAAAGATTTGGACGACCTGACCGGGCGGGCTTACGGCTGGCGGAGCCGCGAAGTGCTCGAGCGTAACTTGAAAATCATAGGCCAATGTGATAAAATTTTGCCATAA
- a CDS encoding DUF4097 family beta strand repeat-containing protein has protein sequence MSKALKITLIVAGVLILVGVMTVSLATAFSGFNCENIWKNNTFNFPWKVNIGSNNITGYKNVNNAYAADGTYTAGAESLTGIDLKWVAGSATVSVYDGSEITFTETSSEALTQDVALRYGTENGVLYIQYCSTNAPDDLPMKALDVKIPAALAASLGAFDFSGVSAQLNISGLTVADLDCDGVSGQIDASGLTAQTVDIDTTSGEIRYEGSYVKMNVNTVSGMVRVNSTGTAQETEVDSTSGAMAFAGKIGALKTNSISGEVFTDGAVYADTADIDTTSGSVSLQFAVRPADLKIDTISGGITLTLPTDSGFTIEYDSVSGGMDCAFSVTMSGNKYIAGDGAGRFDIGTVSGGLRIKTAQ, from the coding sequence ATGAGTAAAGCATTAAAAATCACTTTGATTGTCGCGGGAGTGCTGATTTTGGTCGGTGTTATGACCGTGAGTCTGGCTACGGCATTCAGCGGTTTCAATTGTGAAAACATCTGGAAAAATAACACGTTCAACTTCCCCTGGAAAGTGAACATCGGTTCGAACAATATCACGGGCTACAAGAACGTTAACAATGCGTACGCCGCGGACGGGACTTACACCGCGGGCGCAGAAAGCCTCACCGGCATCGATTTGAAATGGGTCGCGGGCAGCGCGACGGTCTCCGTTTATGACGGAAGCGAGATCACCTTCACCGAGACCTCGTCCGAGGCCCTGACGCAGGATGTGGCTCTCCGGTACGGCACGGAAAACGGCGTTCTTTATATCCAGTATTGTTCGACCAACGCGCCCGACGATCTGCCGATGAAGGCACTCGACGTTAAAATCCCGGCCGCACTTGCGGCCAGTCTGGGCGCTTTTGATTTTTCGGGTGTTTCGGCGCAGCTGAATATCTCAGGTCTCACAGTAGCCGATTTGGATTGCGACGGGGTCTCGGGTCAAATTGACGCCTCCGGCCTCACGGCGCAGACCGTAGACATCGATACGACTTCGGGCGAGATTCGGTACGAGGGCAGCTATGTGAAGATGAATGTCAACACGGTTTCGGGTATGGTGCGCGTGAACAGCACAGGAACGGCGCAGGAAACCGAAGTTGATTCCACTTCCGGAGCGATGGCATTTGCGGGGAAAATCGGCGCGCTCAAGACCAATTCCATCTCGGGCGAGGTCTTTACCGACGGTGCGGTCTATGCCGATACAGCGGATATCGACACAACTTCCGGCAGTGTTTCGCTGCAGTTTGCGGTCCGTCCCGCCGATCTGAAAATCGACACCATCTCCGGCGGCATCACCCTGACGCTGCCCACCGACAGCGGTTTCACTATCGAATATGACTCTGTCTCGGGCGGGATGGATTGCGCGTTCAGCGTCACGATGAGCGGGAACAAATATATCGCCGGAGACGGCGCAGGCAGGTTCGATATCGGCACAGTCAGCGGCGGACTCAGAATCAAAACGGCACAATAA
- a CDS encoding endospore germination permease — protein sequence MTNRQMVFILFMTLTSYSTIDLPKMMAQSAGRSSWIPIIIASALFGIVAIIIVKLNNMFLGKVFFDYGREVIGKFFTYVIAVYYILYYLILSVYLKSKMVDVISANFLPKTPKFILIVLGMALFAMVAYKGITNIARMFEIFGISLLIITLTICIIMVAEGDKYNVLPLLNPSEIKKYTKTIKDLFFPFGGLEVLLIIPFTAANKKAPATAFFSLLFIGFFYVLIVESTIMILGINNTILLKDSFIEAFKIAQAPVIERLDIFYLTFGLTSLFSGMIIVTSVVTEYACRIFSKVKRIYIVSGVFIVFAILGLTTMNMKDIEKTVESYVPYLVSVATVLIPVLVFILAKIKKRSKLSPVKREE from the coding sequence ATCACAAACAGGCAGATGGTTTTTATTTTGTTTATGACGCTTACCTCATACTCTACAATCGATCTTCCTAAAATGATGGCACAATCGGCAGGCAGAAGCAGTTGGATACCGATTATAATCGCTTCTGCCCTATTTGGCATTGTTGCAATTATCATCGTAAAATTAAACAACATGTTTTTAGGCAAAGTATTTTTTGATTACGGCAGGGAAGTGATCGGCAAGTTCTTCACCTATGTAATCGCCGTTTATTATATTCTGTATTATTTGATACTCAGTGTTTATTTAAAATCGAAAATGGTCGACGTAATATCGGCGAACTTTTTACCCAAAACGCCGAAATTTATACTTATTGTATTGGGAATGGCTCTGTTTGCTATGGTGGCATATAAAGGCATCACGAATATTGCAAGAATGTTTGAAATTTTCGGCATTTCGCTTTTGATTATAACGCTGACGATCTGTATTATCATGGTTGCGGAAGGAGATAAATACAATGTATTACCCCTTTTAAACCCGTCAGAGATAAAAAAATATACAAAAACAATAAAGGATCTTTTTTTTCCGTTCGGCGGACTGGAGGTTTTATTGATCATACCGTTTACCGCGGCGAATAAAAAGGCACCCGCGACGGCCTTTTTTTCACTTCTGTTTATCGGCTTTTTTTATGTGTTGATTGTGGAAAGCACCATCATGATTTTGGGGATCAATAATACGATTTTATTGAAGGACTCTTTTATTGAAGCATTTAAAATAGCGCAGGCCCCTGTGATCGAAAGATTGGATATTTTTTATCTCACTTTCGGATTGACAAGCTTATTCAGCGGAATGATCATAGTTACTTCTGTTGTAACTGAATATGCCTGCAGAATATTTTCGAAAGTAAAGCGCATTTATATCGTGTCTGGCGTATTTATCGTTTTTGCAATTCTCGGTTTGACCACCATGAATATGAAAGATATCGAAAAAACCGTTGAAAGTTATGTTCCTTATCTTGTTTCTGTTGCCACTGTTTTGATCCCCGTGCTCGTTTTTATTTTGGCGAAAATAAAAAAGCGGAGTAAATTATCTCCTGTAAAGAGGGAAGAGTAA